Proteins encoded by one window of Erwinia pyrifoliae DSM 12163:
- a CDS encoding YggS family pyridoxal phosphate-dependent enzyme — MTSIKHNLQQVRQRISAAAAKCGRASQEITLLAVSKTKTASAIEEAVAAGQCCFGENYVQEGVDKIQLLANPSLVWHFIGPLQSNKSRLVAEHFDWCHTVDRLRIASRLSQQRPDTLAPLNVLIQINISAEPSKSGIMLAELPALALQIAALPRLKLRGLMAIPAPQDNYDSQLAVCQQMATAFEHLQQDYPGVDTLSLGMSDDMDAAIAAGSTMVRIGTAIFGARDDVSAAATHNN; from the coding sequence ATGACTTCGATTAAGCACAACTTACAGCAAGTACGGCAGCGGATCTCAGCAGCAGCAGCTAAGTGCGGCCGCGCTTCACAAGAGATTACGCTGCTTGCAGTGAGCAAAACCAAAACTGCGAGCGCCATCGAAGAAGCGGTCGCCGCCGGACAATGCTGCTTCGGTGAAAACTACGTGCAGGAAGGGGTAGACAAAATCCAGCTGCTGGCGAACCCTTCCCTTGTCTGGCACTTTATCGGGCCGCTGCAATCTAATAAGAGTCGTCTGGTGGCGGAGCACTTTGACTGGTGTCATACCGTCGACCGCTTGCGCATTGCCAGCCGTCTTAGCCAGCAGCGACCTGATACTCTGGCTCCGCTCAATGTTCTGATTCAGATAAATATCAGTGCAGAGCCGAGCAAATCAGGCATTATGCTGGCAGAGCTGCCAGCGCTGGCGCTGCAGATAGCTGCGCTGCCGCGCCTGAAGCTGCGCGGCTTAATGGCCATCCCGGCACCGCAAGACAACTATGATAGTCAGCTGGCGGTGTGTCAGCAGATGGCGACAGCATTTGAACATTTGCAACAGGATTATCCCGGTGTGGACACCCTCTCGCTGGGAATGAGCGACGACATGGACGCCGCGATTGCGGCAGGCAGTACCATGGTGCGTATTGGCACCGCAATTTTCGGCGCGCGCGACGACGTTAGCGCCGCCGCTACACACAACAACTGA